The following proteins are encoded in a genomic region of Burkholderia cepacia:
- a CDS encoding alpha/beta fold hydrolase encodes MARAHEMLTVQSGDVKLAVYVSGSRRAPPLILVHGYPDSAAVWAPIRARLAKRYRVIAYDVRGAGASDAPRRRADYTLERLAADLKAVADATCGGRPFHLVGHDWGSIQCWEAVTDPAFRGRIASYTSISGPCLDHVFRAKMRLKQSLKSWYIAFFHLPVVPSLVWRLGGAALWPRWLQITERVRAERDPVQLKNALNGLQLYRANFLARARKPRERYAQAPVQILVPVRDRYVTPEMSVDLDRWLGDHVREEIDGSHWVVLRHPDMIASRIDRFASAQERPAVANAAVQRPVGAGRRLNSVS; translated from the coding sequence ATGGCGCGCGCCCACGAGATGCTGACCGTTCAGTCCGGCGACGTGAAACTCGCCGTCTACGTAAGCGGGTCGCGTCGCGCGCCGCCGCTGATCCTCGTGCACGGCTACCCCGACTCGGCGGCCGTGTGGGCGCCGATCCGCGCGCGGCTCGCGAAGCGCTACCGCGTGATCGCATACGACGTGCGCGGCGCCGGCGCGTCCGATGCGCCGCGCCGCCGCGCCGACTACACGCTCGAGCGGCTCGCCGCCGACCTGAAGGCGGTGGCCGACGCGACCTGCGGCGGCCGGCCGTTCCATCTCGTCGGCCACGACTGGGGTTCGATCCAGTGCTGGGAAGCCGTGACCGATCCCGCATTCCGCGGCCGGATCGCGTCGTACACGTCGATCTCGGGCCCGTGCCTCGATCATGTGTTCCGCGCGAAGATGCGGCTCAAGCAGAGCCTGAAGTCGTGGTACATCGCGTTCTTCCACCTGCCGGTCGTGCCGTCGCTGGTGTGGCGGCTCGGCGGTGCGGCGCTGTGGCCGCGCTGGCTGCAGATCACCGAACGCGTGCGCGCCGAGCGCGACCCCGTGCAATTGAAGAACGCGCTGAACGGGCTGCAGTTGTACCGCGCGAACTTCCTCGCACGGGCGCGCAAGCCGCGGGAGCGGTACGCGCAGGCGCCGGTGCAGATCCTCGTGCCGGTGCGCGACCGTTATGTCACACCCGAGATGTCGGTCGACCTCGACCGCTGGCTCGGCGACCATGTGCGCGAGGAAATCGATGGCAGCCACTGGGTCGTGCTGCGCCACCCGGACATGATTGCGTCGCGGATTGATCGCTTCGCGTCCGCGCAGGAGCGGCCGGCGGTCGCGAATGCGGCGGTTCAGCGCCCCGTCGGCGCCGGCAGACGTCTGAACAGCGTCTCGTAG
- a CDS encoding lysoplasmalogenase — MIATLPATYRRLWPLAIAAALLYGLSLAAAPYPGQAVAKAAMGILLLAAGSTCGAARERAWLCAALVTAVLGDVLLALPDWPLSFVLGLGAFLLTHVCYCAIFFRWRARPQGWRIVALIGLWIAAPSFYVAFFPHLGELLAPVAVYMLVLCVMASFALAARTHGALVAIGSLIFVGSDTLIGVGRFLGGFPGIDYLIWGLYALAQVTIVAGVFHETAARSIRP; from the coding sequence TTGATCGCCACGCTTCCCGCCACCTACCGCCGGCTCTGGCCGCTCGCCATCGCCGCCGCGCTGCTTTACGGGCTGTCGCTCGCCGCCGCGCCCTATCCGGGCCAGGCCGTCGCGAAAGCCGCGATGGGCATCCTGCTGCTCGCGGCCGGCAGCACCTGCGGCGCGGCGCGCGAGCGCGCGTGGCTGTGCGCGGCGCTCGTCACCGCCGTGCTCGGCGATGTGCTGCTCGCGCTGCCCGACTGGCCGCTGTCGTTCGTCCTCGGCCTCGGCGCGTTCCTGCTCACGCATGTGTGCTACTGCGCGATCTTCTTCCGCTGGCGCGCACGGCCGCAGGGCTGGCGCATCGTCGCGCTGATCGGGCTGTGGATCGCCGCGCCGTCGTTCTACGTGGCGTTCTTCCCGCACCTCGGCGAGTTGCTGGCGCCGGTCGCCGTCTACATGCTCGTGCTGTGCGTGATGGCGAGCTTCGCGCTCGCCGCCCGCACGCACGGCGCGCTGGTCGCGATCGGCAGCCTGATCTTCGTCGGCTCCGACACGCTGATCGGCGTTGGCCGGTTCCTCGGTGGTTTTCCGGGCATCGACTACCTGATCTGGGGCCTCTACGCGCTCGCGCAGGTCACGATCGTGGCCGGGGTTTTCCATGAGACGGCCGCCCGATCGATCCGTCCCTGA
- a CDS encoding flavin-containing monooxygenase, giving the protein MNARTLPFGPPGHDGQDETTDIAIIGTGFAGLGMAIRLRQTGVTDFVVLEKAASVGGTWRDNHYPGCACDVQSHVYSFSFAPNPRWTRMFAPQPEIRAYLEDCVQRFGVGPHLRLNHELQRAEYDEAAQRWRLTFANGKRLSARVLVSGMGGLSRAALPSIPGVENFKGRAFHSQQWDHDYALEGKRVAVIGTGASAIQFVPQIAPRVKELALFQRTPPWIMPKPDRNLTGLEKWLFRTLPFTQKAVRSSIYWMLESRVLGFAIHPSLMKNVQKLALRHIRKQIPDPELRKTVTPNYTLGCKRVLISNDYYPALSRKNVDVVTTGIDHIEADAVVTTDGRRHEVDCLIYGTGFQVADPYPRGAIIGRGGLDIVDAWRDGAHAYLGSTLPGYPNFFMIVGPNTGLGHNSMVFMIESQIEYILGALQAMHRERADAIEVRPLVEAQFNSDLQGRLKKAIWSTGGCKSWYLDPRTGKNTTLWPGFTWRFRQATAHFSIADYHAYRAPQHDTTARPAAAPAASASTSTSAEAA; this is encoded by the coding sequence ATGAATGCTCGCACGTTGCCTTTCGGTCCACCCGGCCACGACGGCCAGGACGAAACCACCGACATCGCCATCATCGGCACCGGCTTCGCCGGTCTCGGGATGGCGATCCGCCTGCGGCAAACAGGCGTGACCGACTTCGTCGTCCTCGAGAAGGCCGCGTCGGTCGGCGGCACGTGGCGCGACAATCATTACCCTGGGTGTGCATGCGACGTGCAATCGCACGTCTATTCGTTCTCGTTCGCGCCGAACCCGCGCTGGACGCGCATGTTCGCGCCGCAGCCGGAAATTCGCGCGTACCTGGAAGACTGCGTGCAGCGCTTCGGCGTCGGCCCGCACCTGCGCCTGAACCACGAGCTGCAGCGCGCCGAGTACGACGAAGCCGCGCAGCGCTGGCGCCTCACGTTCGCGAACGGCAAGCGGCTGTCCGCGCGCGTGCTGGTGTCGGGGATGGGCGGCCTGTCGCGCGCCGCGCTGCCGTCGATTCCCGGCGTCGAGAACTTCAAGGGCCGCGCGTTCCACTCGCAACAGTGGGATCACGACTATGCGCTTGAAGGCAAGCGCGTCGCGGTGATCGGCACCGGCGCGAGCGCGATCCAGTTCGTGCCGCAGATCGCACCGCGCGTGAAGGAACTCGCGCTGTTCCAGCGCACGCCGCCGTGGATCATGCCGAAGCCCGACCGCAACCTGACCGGGCTCGAGAAATGGCTGTTCCGCACGCTGCCGTTCACGCAGAAAGCCGTGCGCAGCAGCATCTACTGGATGCTCGAATCGCGCGTGCTCGGCTTCGCGATCCATCCGTCGCTGATGAAGAACGTGCAGAAACTCGCGCTGCGCCACATCCGCAAGCAGATTCCCGATCCGGAGCTGCGCAAGACCGTCACGCCGAACTACACGCTCGGCTGCAAGCGCGTGCTGATTTCGAACGACTACTACCCGGCGCTGTCGCGCAAGAACGTCGACGTGGTCACGACCGGCATCGACCACATCGAGGCCGATGCGGTCGTGACGACCGACGGCCGCCGTCATGAAGTCGATTGCCTGATCTACGGCACCGGCTTCCAGGTGGCCGATCCGTATCCGCGCGGCGCGATCATCGGCCGCGGCGGGCTCGACATCGTCGACGCGTGGCGCGACGGCGCGCACGCATATCTCGGCTCGACGCTGCCCGGCTACCCGAACTTCTTCATGATTGTCGGCCCGAACACGGGCCTCGGTCACAACTCGATGGTGTTCATGATCGAGTCGCAGATCGAATACATCCTCGGCGCGCTGCAGGCGATGCACCGCGAACGGGCGGACGCGATCGAGGTGCGCCCGCTCGTCGAGGCGCAGTTCAACAGCGACCTGCAGGGCCGGCTCAAGAAGGCGATCTGGTCGACGGGCGGCTGCAAGAGCTGGTACCTCGATCCGCGCACCGGCAAGAACACGACGCTGTGGCCGGGCTTCACGTGGCGCTTCCGCCAGGCGACCGCGCACTTCTCGATCGCCGACTACCACGCGTATCGCGCGCCGCAACACGACACGACCGCGCGGCCCGCCGCCGCGCCCGCCGCTTCCGCTTCGACTTCCACGTCCGCCGAAGCGGCCTGA
- a CDS encoding LysR family transcriptional regulator, with protein METLANLESFVRSAETGSFSAAARRLALTPAAVSRNVALLERNLGVRLFQRSTRKLTLTEAGARFLVEIGGNLDALQAAIASVSTDRSEPAGVLKVSMAPTFGMTYVMPLLPAFLARYPMIRPDWHFENRQVDLIAEGYDAALGGGFDLAPGVVSRPLAPAHLVAVASPAYMAGRTPPTDPGDLAALGGIVMRSSRTGRVRHRTMRDSAGVEMPALLGETIVVNDPAAMRQAAILGLGVTLLAVSDVLSSIERGELVRLLPRWYVDAGAISIYFATRALLPAKTRVFVDFVVEAFGRERLAERFAGGVA; from the coding sequence ATGGAAACGCTCGCCAACCTCGAATCGTTCGTGCGCAGCGCCGAAACGGGCAGCTTCTCCGCGGCCGCGCGGCGTCTTGCGCTGACACCCGCCGCTGTCAGTCGCAACGTTGCGCTGCTGGAACGCAATCTCGGCGTGCGGCTGTTCCAGCGCTCGACGCGCAAGCTCACGCTGACCGAGGCGGGCGCGCGCTTTCTGGTGGAAATCGGCGGCAATCTGGACGCGCTGCAGGCGGCGATCGCGTCCGTGTCGACCGATCGCAGCGAGCCGGCTGGCGTGCTGAAAGTCAGCATGGCGCCGACGTTCGGCATGACGTACGTCATGCCGCTGCTGCCGGCGTTCCTCGCGCGCTATCCGATGATTCGCCCGGACTGGCACTTCGAGAACCGACAGGTCGACCTGATTGCGGAGGGATACGATGCCGCGCTGGGTGGCGGGTTCGATCTCGCGCCGGGCGTCGTGTCTCGCCCATTGGCGCCTGCGCATCTCGTGGCGGTTGCGTCGCCGGCCTACATGGCCGGCCGCACACCGCCCACCGATCCCGGCGATCTGGCAGCACTCGGCGGCATCGTGATGCGCTCGAGCCGCACCGGCCGTGTGCGTCACCGGACGATGCGCGACTCGGCAGGCGTTGAAATGCCTGCGCTGCTCGGCGAGACCATCGTGGTCAACGACCCGGCCGCGATGCGCCAGGCGGCGATTCTCGGGCTGGGCGTCACGTTGCTGGCCGTGTCGGACGTGCTGTCCTCGATCGAACGGGGGGAACTCGTCCGTCTGCTGCCGCGCTGGTACGTGGATGCGGGGGCGATTTCGATCTATTTCGCGACGCGAGCGCTGCTGCCGGCGAAAACACGCGTGTTCGTCGACTTCGTTGTCGAAGCGTTCGGCCGGGAGCGGTTGGCCGAAAGGTTTGCGGGAGGCGTCGCATGA
- the speB gene encoding agmatinase → MTELLHGDGAIRRTTPYGASIENTYAGVLSFMRRNYSRVLDGVDVAISGVPLDLATTYRSGARLGPAAIRAASVQLAELHPYPWGFNPFDDLAAVDYGDCWFDAHNPLSIKPAIIEHARTILRSGAKMLTFGGDHYITYPLLVAHAERYGKPLSLIHFDAHCDTWADDEPDSLNHGTMFYKAVKEGLIDPATSVQVGIRTWNDDFLGIERLDAAWVHDHGSRAAVERIAEIVGARPAYLTFDIDCLDPAFAPGTGTPVAGGLSSAQALAIVRGLAAVNLVGADVVEVAPAYDHADITAIAAAHVACDLLCLWRQKKVAGALK, encoded by the coding sequence ATGACCGAACTTCTCCACGGCGACGGTGCGATCCGCCGCACGACGCCGTACGGCGCCTCGATCGAAAACACCTATGCGGGCGTGCTGTCATTCATGCGCCGCAACTATTCGCGCGTGCTCGACGGCGTCGACGTCGCGATCTCCGGCGTACCGCTCGACCTTGCAACGACCTATCGTTCCGGCGCGCGGCTCGGCCCGGCCGCGATTCGTGCGGCGAGCGTGCAGCTTGCGGAGCTTCATCCGTATCCGTGGGGCTTCAACCCGTTCGACGACCTCGCGGCCGTCGACTACGGCGACTGCTGGTTCGACGCGCACAACCCGCTGTCGATCAAGCCCGCGATCATCGAGCATGCGCGCACGATCCTGCGTTCGGGCGCGAAGATGCTGACGTTCGGCGGCGACCACTACATCACGTATCCGCTGCTGGTCGCGCATGCGGAGCGCTACGGCAAGCCGCTGTCGCTGATTCATTTCGACGCGCACTGCGATACGTGGGCCGACGACGAGCCGGACAGCCTCAATCACGGGACGATGTTCTACAAGGCCGTGAAGGAAGGTCTGATCGATCCGGCGACGTCGGTGCAGGTTGGCATCCGCACGTGGAACGACGACTTTCTCGGGATCGAGCGGCTCGATGCCGCGTGGGTGCATGACCATGGTTCGCGCGCGGCGGTCGAGCGGATCGCCGAGATCGTCGGTGCGCGGCCCGCGTACCTGACGTTCGACATCGACTGCCTCGATCCGGCGTTCGCGCCCGGCACGGGTACGCCGGTCGCGGGTGGGTTGTCGTCGGCGCAGGCGCTGGCGATCGTGCGCGGGCTCGCAGCGGTGAACCTGGTCGGCGCGGATGTGGTCGAGGTTGCGCCGGCTTACGATCACGCGGATATCACCGCGATCGCCGCCGCGCATGTTGCGTGCGATTTGCTGTGCCTGTGGCGGCAGAAGAAGGTGGCGGGAGCGTTGAAGTAA
- a CDS encoding metal-dependent hydrolase, which translates to MTTPNMMPVRRDIRFALPPERARDWHVQGVPVTHFMNALSLLFPAGERFFMDSVRNYRDRIEDPELKKQVLGFIGQEAMHTREHIEYNDLLQSSGLPAHKLDKRLWTILGWFKKALPHSMQLAITIALEHYTAILANQLLSGHEHRIDGSVEGYQQMWMWHAMEETEHKAVSYDVWTTVMKPGLGSYLLRTGTMLTTTVFFWAIVFDFHVRLMRAHRREHGKFGGMWRLVKYLYGPKHGVFPSIAREWLDYFRPGFHPWDHDNHQYLQGLDTLLENIDATNARYAAQAAPRRVPLHPVPQA; encoded by the coding sequence ATGACGACCCCGAACATGATGCCCGTACGGCGCGACATCCGTTTCGCACTGCCCCCCGAACGCGCGCGCGACTGGCACGTGCAGGGCGTGCCGGTCACGCACTTCATGAATGCGCTGTCGCTGCTGTTCCCGGCCGGCGAACGCTTCTTCATGGATTCGGTGCGCAACTACCGCGACCGGATCGAGGATCCCGAGCTGAAGAAACAGGTGCTCGGCTTCATTGGCCAGGAAGCGATGCACACGCGCGAGCACATCGAATACAACGATCTGCTGCAGTCGTCGGGTCTGCCCGCACACAAGCTCGACAAGCGTCTGTGGACGATCCTCGGCTGGTTCAAGAAGGCGCTCCCGCATTCGATGCAGCTCGCGATCACGATCGCGCTCGAGCACTACACGGCGATTCTCGCGAACCAGTTGCTGTCGGGCCACGAGCACCGGATCGACGGCTCGGTCGAAGGCTACCAGCAGATGTGGATGTGGCACGCGATGGAGGAAACCGAGCACAAGGCGGTGTCCTACGACGTGTGGACCACCGTGATGAAGCCGGGCCTCGGCAGCTACCTGCTGCGCACGGGCACGATGCTGACCACCACCGTATTCTTCTGGGCGATCGTGTTCGACTTCCACGTGCGCCTGATGCGCGCGCACCGTCGCGAACACGGCAAGTTCGGCGGCATGTGGCGCCTCGTGAAGTATCTGTACGGCCCGAAGCACGGCGTGTTCCCGAGCATCGCGCGCGAATGGCTCGACTACTTCCGCCCGGGCTTCCACCCGTGGGACCACGACAACCACCAGTACCTGCAGGGGCTCGACACGCTGCTCGAGAACATCGACGCGACCAATGCGCGCTACGCGGCGCAAGCCGCTCCGCGCCGCGTGCCGCTGCACCCGGTCCCGCAGGCATGA
- a CDS encoding NADPH-dependent F420 reductase yields MSTIGIIGAGAIGSAFAKTLAGKGIEVIIANSRGPDSLAGLARELGPSITPGTREQAAAQDIVLVAVNWAKLPSALSGLPDFGGRIVIDANNPIEAPTFEPAELHGRTSSAVFADLVPGARVVKAFNHLPAHLLSDDPQAEGGHRVLFFAGDDVQAKSVVSGLIGRLGFFGIDLGLLESGGRLVQIPGGPLPVLNLVKFG; encoded by the coding sequence ATGAGCACCATCGGTATCATCGGAGCAGGCGCCATCGGGTCCGCGTTCGCGAAAACGCTGGCGGGCAAAGGCATCGAAGTCATCATCGCGAACAGCCGGGGCCCGGATTCGCTCGCGGGCCTCGCACGCGAACTCGGCCCATCAATCACGCCGGGAACCCGCGAACAAGCGGCCGCGCAGGACATCGTCCTCGTCGCCGTGAACTGGGCGAAGCTGCCGTCCGCGCTGTCCGGATTGCCGGACTTCGGTGGACGCATCGTGATCGACGCGAACAACCCGATCGAGGCGCCGACGTTCGAACCCGCCGAATTGCATGGCCGCACGTCGAGCGCTGTATTCGCGGACCTCGTGCCGGGCGCACGCGTCGTGAAGGCGTTCAATCATCTGCCGGCGCACCTCCTTTCCGACGATCCACAGGCCGAGGGCGGGCACCGCGTGTTGTTCTTCGCGGGAGACGACGTGCAGGCGAAATCGGTTGTGAGCGGACTGATCGGGCGGCTCGGCTTCTTCGGCATCGACCTGGGTTTGCTCGAAAGCGGGGGGCGGCTCGTGCAAATCCCGGGCGGCCCGTTGCCGGTGCTGAATCTCGTCAAATTCGGCTAG
- a CDS encoding sulfonate ABC transporter substrate-binding protein — protein MIRFTRWITRTAAVTLVTFAAASAFAQGSADKVVRIGYQKAGLLSVVKAQGALEARLKPLGYGVQWFEFPAGPQLLEALNANSIDFGYTGAPPPVFAQAAGVQFVYVGAEPPAPHNEAVFVKADSPIRSVAGLRGKKVALQKGSSANYLLLEALKQAGVRYDEIRPVYLPPADARAAFESGNVDAWAVWDPYYAAAQSALKVRTLSDYTGLAATNNFYEATRDFAQQHPDVVGAILKQARETGLWVNGHPADTAALLAPKVGLPQALVETWIKRVPFGAVPLDARIVAAQQGVADAFHAAKLIPQKLNVAENAWIDKGVASALAAK, from the coding sequence ATGATTCGTTTCACCCGCTGGATCACCCGCACCGCTGCCGTCACGCTCGTCACGTTCGCCGCCGCGTCGGCCTTCGCGCAAGGCAGCGCCGACAAGGTCGTGCGCATCGGCTATCAGAAGGCCGGCCTGCTGTCGGTCGTCAAGGCGCAGGGCGCGCTCGAAGCGCGGCTCAAGCCGCTCGGCTATGGCGTTCAATGGTTCGAATTCCCGGCCGGCCCGCAACTGCTCGAAGCGCTGAACGCGAACAGCATCGACTTCGGCTACACGGGCGCGCCGCCGCCCGTGTTCGCGCAGGCGGCCGGCGTGCAGTTCGTCTACGTCGGCGCGGAGCCGCCGGCGCCGCACAACGAAGCCGTATTCGTGAAAGCCGATTCGCCGATCCGTTCGGTCGCCGGCCTGCGGGGCAAGAAGGTCGCGCTGCAGAAAGGCTCGAGCGCGAACTACCTGTTACTCGAAGCGCTGAAGCAGGCCGGCGTGCGCTATGACGAGATCCGCCCTGTGTACCTGCCGCCCGCCGACGCGCGCGCCGCATTCGAAAGCGGCAATGTCGATGCGTGGGCCGTGTGGGATCCGTACTACGCGGCCGCGCAGAGCGCGCTGAAGGTGCGCACGCTGTCCGACTACACGGGGCTCGCGGCGACCAACAACTTCTACGAAGCGACGCGCGACTTCGCGCAGCAGCATCCCGACGTGGTCGGTGCGATCCTGAAGCAGGCACGCGAGACGGGCTTGTGGGTCAACGGACATCCGGCCGACACCGCCGCGCTGCTCGCACCGAAGGTCGGCCTGCCGCAAGCGCTGGTCGAGACGTGGATCAAGCGCGTGCCGTTCGGTGCGGTGCCGCTCGATGCGCGGATCGTCGCTGCGCAGCAAGGGGTTGCCGATGCGTTCCATGCGGCGAAGCTGATTCCGCAGAAGCTGAATGTTGCGGAGAATGCGTGGATCGATAAAGGCGTGGCGAGCGCGCTCGCGGCGAAGTAA
- a CDS encoding GNAT family N-acetyltransferase — protein MSTAPACVVRDATDADLDAIHAIYAHHVHHSVASFEETPPDATELRARRDAVLGHGLPYLVADCDGRVAGYAYATPYRTRSAYRFTIEDSIYIDDAQRGRGIGRALLAALIARCEAGPWRQMIAVIADGGTGGSTALHRAFGFEPAGVLKAVGFKRGRWIDTALLQRPLGDGAHALPASPEPAASR, from the coding sequence ATGTCCACCGCTCCCGCCTGCGTCGTTCGCGACGCGACCGACGCCGACCTCGATGCGATCCACGCGATCTATGCGCACCACGTGCACCACAGCGTCGCGTCGTTCGAGGAAACGCCGCCCGACGCCACCGAACTGCGCGCGCGCCGCGATGCGGTACTGGGCCACGGGCTGCCGTATCTCGTCGCCGATTGCGACGGCCGCGTGGCCGGTTACGCCTACGCGACGCCTTACCGCACGCGCAGCGCATACCGCTTCACGATCGAGGATTCGATCTACATCGACGATGCGCAGCGCGGGCGCGGAATCGGCCGCGCACTGCTCGCGGCACTGATCGCGCGCTGCGAAGCCGGCCCGTGGCGGCAGATGATCGCGGTGATCGCCGATGGCGGCACCGGCGGCTCGACGGCGCTGCATCGCGCATTCGGCTTCGAACCGGCCGGCGTGCTGAAGGCGGTCGGCTTCAAGCGCGGCCGCTGGATCGACACGGCGCTGCTGCAACGGCCGCTCGGCGACGGCGCACACGCGCTCCCTGCCTCGCCCGAGCCCGCCGCGTCGCGCTAG
- a CDS encoding MerR family transcriptional regulator: MSKQTHSTPDEAAPDSGNEYTVDELARVSDTTVRNVRAYQDRGLLAPPEKRGRVGIYDDTHVARLKLINHLLARGYTLSNIQDLIKAIDEGHDLRSILGLENAIGGRWSHELPKTYSLAALAQMFGPQATTQLSRVTDLGLLERRGLSFVAKSPALLEAAAAMTKEGIPPRELLDVISLARPHFDAIARLLVDLVVKRLDRYDAGTLPPATDVPELVDAIWRLRPLAAVFVEGETNRALETAASAYLGGRVATILDKKLSDEAARQSGTPDTSDPSGAGDKA; this comes from the coding sequence ATGTCAAAACAGACTCATTCCACGCCCGACGAGGCTGCACCGGATTCCGGCAACGAGTACACGGTCGACGAACTCGCGCGCGTGTCCGATACCACCGTGCGCAACGTCCGCGCGTATCAGGATCGCGGCTTGCTCGCGCCGCCGGAAAAACGCGGCCGCGTCGGCATCTACGACGACACGCACGTCGCGCGCCTGAAGCTGATCAACCATCTGCTCGCGCGCGGCTACACGCTGTCGAACATCCAGGACCTGATCAAGGCAATCGACGAAGGCCACGACCTGCGCTCGATCCTCGGCCTCGAAAACGCGATCGGCGGCCGCTGGTCGCACGAACTGCCGAAAACCTATTCGCTCGCCGCGCTCGCGCAGATGTTCGGCCCGCAGGCCACCACGCAGCTGTCGCGCGTCACCGATCTCGGCCTGCTCGAACGGCGCGGCCTGTCGTTCGTCGCGAAGAGCCCCGCGCTGCTCGAGGCGGCGGCCGCGATGACGAAGGAAGGCATCCCGCCGCGCGAACTGCTCGACGTGATCAGCCTCGCGCGGCCGCACTTCGACGCGATCGCGCGGCTGCTCGTCGATCTCGTCGTGAAGCGGCTCGACCGCTACGACGCCGGCACGCTGCCGCCCGCCACCGACGTGCCCGAGCTGGTCGACGCGATCTGGCGTCTGCGCCCGCTCGCGGCCGTGTTCGTCGAAGGCGAGACGAACCGCGCGCTCGAAACCGCGGCGAGCGCGTATCTCGGCGGCCGCGTCGCGACGATCCTCGACAAGAAGCTCAGCGACGAAGCGGCGCGCCAGTCCGGCACGCCGGATACGTCCGATCCGTCAGGCGCCGGCGACAAAGCATAG